The sequence below is a genomic window from Pseudorasbora parva isolate DD20220531a chromosome 4, ASM2467924v1, whole genome shotgun sequence.
ttgtaacttttctacaagtatttaaatgagtttaagttagtcgtctgctagtgtgtcagatggagcgtcactgactggcttaaaccatgatggcataatgtgcatttatacaactataatacaataatgcggcgacataaagaaggacatttacttttgatactgaaGTACTTCTGagaacaaatacttctgtactttaactgcagtaaaaatctgtttttacaactttcactcgtaacggagtaatatttgaggTACTGAATTGTGTGTTAGTCCAGCTCTGGtgtttatgtgctttatttaatgcTAAAAGTGTGTAATGTTACTCTGAGTATTATTTAGCGCTCCGGCTTTGTCACACTAAAGGATAATTCACCTCAGATCTTGAAATTAAACACATGAAGCGTCATCTTCAGGTCAGCCGGTGAAGTAGGTCCGTTCTGCTGGGCAGTCAGGCGATCGTGGTTTGGGTAAGAGGACTCCGCCTTCCCCAAAGTAGGAGAGATTTGATCTAAGCTCCGAGATATTCTTATTCCTGCAGTGGGAACACGAACCCTCCTCCATCTTTCCTCAGCGTACTCTATTCATCCTCCTGAGTAATCGACCcgccatcctcaataaacccgtctcgtgcgtgatacccagaaatgttaaatattctgatctaatatgatttctgagctgtaaggtggcctggtctgaggaatcacgtgttcttctacatcacgtggatggccgtgtgtgtgtgtgtgtgtgtgtgtggcttacctgaggaacacatggccccaggatgcactatgggaagaaggcgagccggcggaggcagtgtgatgctttggccaatgttctgctgggaaaccttgggtcctccatccatgtggatgttcctttgacacgctccacctacctaagcattgctgagaccatgttcagcctttgatggaaacggtattctggtggctgtggctcttccagcaggataatgctcctgacacaaagcacaaatgcttcaggaatggtttgaggagcacaacaaccagtttgaggcgtcgactcggcctccagattccccagatctcaatccaatcgagcatctgtgggatgagctggaCAAACAAGCACgatccacctcgcaacttacaggacttaaaggatctgctgctaacatcttagtgccagacaccacagcacaccttcaggggtctagaggagtccatcagagacgggtcagccaacacaatattagctGTTAATGCATATTTTCTTCTTGTGCGTGTTTGTGTCGTGGCTGATATTTGGCTTATAAAGCTTTAATGGAGATCCGCTGAGCAATGACTGACATGAGGCGCAGGTAAAGTGGGCCACACGgctaaaaatgctcttcttcctcagtatttctgtcttgtttcgagtccaaacatctaaacattcttaaatcaaaatacatttactagagaagtaaaaattattgtcttgttttggggaaaataactcaaaatgaagagagtttttgcttaaaataagataaataatctgccaatggggtgagaaaaataatcttaattcaaacagaaaacaggattatttttctcaccccattggcagattatttatcttattttaagcaaaaactctcttcattttgagttattttccccaaaacaagacaattacttttacttgtctagtaaatgtttcttaatgtaagagtttgtagatgtttggactcgaaacaagacagaaatactgaggaagaagagcatttttgctgtgtgtgtgtgtgtgtgtgtgtgtgtgtgtgtgtgtgtgtgtgtgtgtgtgtgtgtgtgtgtgtgtgtgtgtgtgtgtgtgtgtgtgtgtgtgtgtgtgtgtgtgtgtgtgtgtgattggacAGATCTGGTGATGAGCTGCGTGTCTTAAATAAATCATTCATTTTTCACATGTGCCATCTGTGTTGAATTATACATTCTGATGTGCACGAGGCAGAAAAACCCAGAAGAGAACCAGGGCATGATGGGAAGTTTCACTGAGGATGAGGAAGAggatgaggaagatgaagataaatatgaagatgaagaggaagaggaagaggaagataaatgtgatgatgaagaggaagatgaagaggaTGTTTTCAGACTCCGAGTCTCTGTGTGATTAGCAGAAGGAAAGTGTTGTGTTTGTTGAAACGATGATGGACAGGTTATTCCGGTTTTAGGCAGTGTGAAATAGGTGAggaatctgaacacacacacacacacacggccgtTTGTGATTGGCTGCGGGTCATGTGATCACCCAGAGGATCGTGActcatgtgtgtgtgaaacTCTATGACCCCGCGTTACattaaacacactgcaaaaaatgaaaataatctgccaatggggttaattaaataatgttaattcaaacagaaataagatatttttctCCCCCACTGGAGTCACGGCAGCCGTCAGCCGCTGCCACTCGCTCACCATCACCAGCCCCTATATCAGCCCGGCTCACCTCACATTCACTGGCTGGTCCCGCTCCGATCCAGCCTCGACTACCTGTCCTCCCTCGAAGCCCTCACCGGCCATCCTCTTCATCTCCatctccatcatcatcatcatcatcatcatcgtcgtcatcatcatcatcatcatcatcatcatcatcatcgtcgtcgtcgtcgtcgtcgtcgtcgtcgtcgtcgtcgtcgtcgtcgtcgtcgtcgtcatcatcatcatcatcatcatcatcctcttcgtctccatcatcatcatcatcatcatcatcatcatcctcttcgtctccatcatcatcatcatcatcatcatcatcatcgtcatcatcatcatcatcatcctcttcgtctccatcatcatcatcctcttcatctccatcatcatcatcatcatcatcatcatcatcatcgtcgtcgtcgtcgtcatcatcatcatcatcatcatcatcctcttcgtctccatcatcatcatcatcatcatcatcatcatcatcatcctcttcgtctccatcatcatcatcatcatcatcatcatcatcatcgtcatcatcatcatcatcatcctcttcgtctccatcatcatcatcctcttcatctccatcatcatcatcatcatcatcatcatcatcctcttcgtctccatcatcatcatcctcttcatctccatcatcatcatcatcatcatcatcctcttcgtctccatcatcatcatcatcatcatcatcatcatcatcatcatcatcatcatcatcgtcatcatcatcatcatcatcatcgtcatcatcgtcatcatcatcatcatcatcatcatcatcatcatcatcatcatcatcctcttcgtctccatcatcatcatcatcatcatcatcctctttatctccatctccatctccatcatcatcatcatcatcatcatcatgatcatcatcatcatcatcatcatcatcctcttcgtctccatcatcatcatcatcatcatcatcatcatcatcatcatcatcatcctcttcatctccatcatcattatcatccttcgtctgagtgtcaccacccttaaaggggggggggcggtgaaacactcagtttcagtcaatctcatgtcagtcttgagtacctatagagtagtactgcatccttcatatctctgaaaagtctttagttttattatatttataaaagaaatataggctgtaccgagtctttccggaaaaaaccgagcgcctggaggcgtatcgagtgggcggagctaaagaatgacgaggtgtatagagtgggcggagctaaagaatgacgaggcgtatcgtgtgggcggagctaaagaatgacgaggcgtatcgtgtgggcggagctaaagaatgacgaggcgtatcgagtgggcggagctaaaaaatgacgaggcgtatcgagtgggcggagctaaagaatgacgaggcgtatcgtgtgggcggagctaaagaatgaagaggcgtatcgagtgggcggagctaaagaatgaagaggcgtatcgagtgggcggagctaaagaatgacgaggcgtatcgagtgggcggggctaaagaatgacgaggcgtatcgtgtgggcggagctaaagaatgacgaggcgtatcgagtgggcggagctaaagaatgacgagcgcacataaagcagtgacgtcctcaagcgtggagaaacccatctctatctcagctaatacagataatgatccagaatcagatccggaggctgaaataaactgaacaggagaagcagcagcagcaggacgtccgtctctgtggtatggactgtatttagtggcctgtcaacatttgtgtgtgtttactcgcagtttatgaggacatgattcggtttatggactattgtatgctactagaccttagcagtagcaagcagaaTGGTttagcacgtcagactagtgtaacgttatacagagaacagcaatggagtccgttagcgcatctgactgacgaagcacgcgatcgtgtcgttcaCTGATGtttcctcacgcgacgatagccgacagcacagacatctgaagccgtttaactcaccggctgcttccaaagcaggaccgaacctttatcgctgggaccgctccgtcagaaacacacttctttggtatgatttggtgaagtcctgacagcagtgaccgtggagatccactttgagacgcgactgaagcgatgttgtgaagcttcccatcatttctgcgttcagatcggttcaaatgcagcgctgccttcccagaatgctgtgctgaagtgttgaagtcgctcgacgtcacccagaggaataaaggggagcgcggcgcggactataacgacagaagtgttcacggacgactggatctgcagctgagagtgtgtatgggcgtgcgtttcctctctccctctagtcacgcacacacaccctaccgggagaagagcccgtacggcccatacaaggaccttccgctctattaacgtcaagccgacccatactcgaaaaaaactctccgaaacttgtgagaaaccgtaaggagtatttttaacacagaaatactccatcaaacgtccaacattagtttctgAAACTCTGTCTGAGTTTAGGACGGGAATCcgagtctttaacagtggaaagctcatttagatttgattttcaacaaaacaagaaaaaatatctcatgtcgttactgatctagtaaatgcatctttgcTTTGGGCTTCTAGTAAATCTCCACAAACCTGTATTTAATTTGTTTGTGGCTCTTTGTAAAGTTTGTGAAAGACTGGAAGTGAGAACAATAAGTGCTGATCATATTTCACAGAGACTCGGGTTTATCTTACACGCGTGACGAGCGGCCCAGATTCCTccattcatgtgtgtgtgtgtgtgtgtgtgtgtgttatatatattttgggAGCTCATCATTATTGGGTCAGAATAacttcatctcttctctgatgatgagggCGGGGCCAGCTGTCACTCACAGGAGATCAGCCAATAGCAGACCAATCAGTTCCCCTCAGGCACAgtcaagccccgcccacatctgTTCTTGTTTGCGAAGCGATTGATAATAATACCTGCTGTTGAACACGTGATGCTGAGTCGTCATGCTTAGATCTGAAGTGGAACGCagtttctgattggctgacgACTGTTGCCCAGGGCGACCCTAAAggccgtacacacacacacacacacacacacacacacacactcctgctgtACGGGTTTTGCTCAGACTTGTCTGTTGTTCTGAGAAGGACGATGAGATGAAATATGGAGAGAACGATTCATAACAAGTGTGAAAGGTCATCTGGGGTAAAGATGGGTTACCATGGAGATggccagagtgtgtgtgtgtgtgtgtgtgtgtgtgtgtgtgtgtgatctctGTCACGAGGGCTTCATAACTATTTGTGTCTAATTGTATTTCTTCTGCTTCAGTTTCTGTGTTTGTACGTAAGTGAGTTAAACCTGACGAACGAAACCTGATTTTGGAGACGTTAACTgaaaaaacatataaattatTCGTTTTTGcttaatgcacacacacacacacacacacacacactgcagaaaTGCTCTTCTGACTCAGTCatgttgtcttgtttccagtctaaatatctcacaattcttaaatcaagatgcatttactaaacAAGTAAAATTACCTGACATttcttcttgttttgttgaaaattaataaatatatgatAATGTGGTGTAAACCGTCAGAAGGCTTCAGATCGACTGTATCAGCTTCTCAACTCATTCTGAATGAACTTTATAAACTGAGCTGAACCTTTAAGCCGGTTTAACAGCTCATTGCTTTATTACTCGCTCACAACGCGCTCTCTGTGTCTTTGTTTTGTAGGAATGCGTAGCGGATAAATCAGATTAGCATAGTTGCTAGCATTAGCTCACATGTCATAATCTCAAAAAGACGGAAGGATGCTTGGAAACTGCTTAATGGAGTGTGTGGTGTTCAGAGTTAGCATCAGTCAGTGAACATGTGCATGGTCTGCTTCAGTCAGCGTGTGTGAGAAACAGCAGATTCATAAAATGAATGTTCGTTCAGAATTATttggtctttaataatgttagCACAAATACATCAGATCAGGCATGAAAACGTGAATAGCACTGCTGAtctctcctgttagtgggtgggatatattaggcagcaagtgaacatttagtcctcagagttgatgtgtgtgaagcaggagaaatgggcaagcgtaaggatttgagcgagtttggccagattgtgacggctagacgactgggtcagagcatctccaaaactgcagctcttgtgggctgttcccggtctgcagtggtcagtatctatcaaaagtgctccaaggaaggaccagtggagaaccggccacagggtcatgggcggccaaggctcattgatgaccgtggggagcgaaggctggcccgtggggtccgatcaaacagacgagctactggagctcaaactgctccagaagttaatgctgcttCTGTTGGTTctcgggtgtgtgtgtgtgtgtgtggcttacctggggaacacatggccccaggatgcattatgggaagaaggcgagccggcggaggcagtgtgatgcttttgtCAGAGCCGGACCGTCCCTCAGCTCATTtcctcgagtcctgtactgaagttcactgtttgagtatctgtgctttactggagtattattttttctgtaatcttctgactttaacttcactccatctgaaagacaaatatcgtcctctttactccactacatttctatcaaggtcctcgaagtggaaagtcgtttctgtcgccgctttgaaagtcagtgatgatttttttcttctttaaaaggtgtttgggtttttgcagaaagcctttcaggaatcactcttgtagagtctcgtgaagttcaatgatttcacagcatttattaaacactgatttatagtttagagcaaaatgacggaagaagacggatgtccaaatgctcatttagtggaggattgacataaacaaagttgattctgtcttcagtgaaggtgaacagtgtgagaatatcagatgtgtatcagtgtattggatccgtgcattcggccttaaagtgacagcagctttgtaacttttctacaagtatttaaatgagtttaagttagtcgtctgctagtgtgtcagatggagcgtcactgactggcttaaaccatgatggcataatgtgcatttatacaactataatacaataatgcggcgacataaagaaggacatttacttttgatactgaagtacttctgaaaacaaatacttctgcaCTTTCACTGCAGTAATgaagtgttgtgtgtgtgtgtgtgtgtgtgtgtgtgtgtgtgtgtgtgtgcttgtttttgtgacatatcaggacaaaaatgtgtataataacatgtgtatgacacaggtattacagaaaatggtgacatatcaggacattaccccatgtccccacttttcaaaatgcttataaatcatacaggaggagtttttttgaaaaagtaaaaatgcagaatgtttcctgtgatgggtaggtttagggataggggcagtgtaaggggatagaaagtacggtttgtacagtataaaacacattacgcctatggaatgtccccacaattcacaaaaacaaacatgtgtgtgtgtgtgtgtgtgtgtgtgtgtgtgttgcagatGGCTCGAGGCCGGTTATTTACCGCTGCAGATCGCCCAGTATGGAGGACTTCACCTGCTGGTGGCGTCCCATCATCGGCCGGGAGAACGTCTCCTACACACTCCAGTACAGCAGAGGGTGAGGCGAGACCCATGAGCACCCATGCAGAGTCCGTATCGATGGTCTTTagtaaaggtgtgtgtgtgtgtgtgtgtgtgtgtgtgtgtgtgtgtgtgtgtgtgtgtgtgtgtgtgtgtgtgtgtgtgatctccaCAGTAATGGCGTTCCTCAGGACTGTCCTGATTATGTGAGCGGCGGCCTCAACAGCTGCTTCTTcgacagcaaacacacacagatctgGGAGATGTACTGCATGAGAGTGACGGCACACACACCCTCAGGAACGCTGAGCTCAGACAGACACTGCGTGGACGTGGCGGATATaggtgaccacacacacacacacacacacacacacacacacacacacacacacacacacacacacacacacacacacacacacacacacacacacacactaacacggGAAACATTACTGATGACGTTTGCCTGTTCTCAAGTGGGGTGATTTAAAGGATCTTGGGAGACcaataaatgctcttcttactcagtatttttgtcttgtttccagtctaaatattcttaaatcaagatgcatttactagatcagtaaaacgacatgagacACCTTTTCTTGTTTTCCTGAaaataatatcaaaatgaagtgagtttttgcttaaaacaggcaaaatgatcttgTCCAGTCTTCATACAGTGATTTCTCTGGAGCTCatcatcatgtgtgtgtgtgtgtgtgtgtgtgtgtgtgtgtgtgtgtgtttgccccAGTGGAGACCGATCCGCCCTTTAACCTCTCCTATATTCTGCTGAATGAGAGCCACTGTGAATCCTGTCACTCCATCATGCTCTCCTGGATGTATCCGATCGCGTCTCAGGTGCGTGAGGCGTGGATTACACTCGTCTACGAGCTACGCTACAGAAACCTCGCTCAGCCGGACACCTGGAAGGTACGGCCTTCGCTTTTATCACGACAATACCGGTGCAAACATATGCACATAAATCATCATAAATGTGCTGCTGTTTGAGTgtgtaaagggttagttcagccaatctctacaatcatttatgaagaggccagaatagagttagtgcgcaatgaaggcctttctgagccatcggatttcaacactaatatcttcatctgtgtgtgaagatgagcggaggtctgacggctggccaaccacaggaggaattaatcacagagtttacatttttgactgaactaaccctttaaacattcAAAGTTCatcccatttttaaatgtaacgtTGTGTTATAATGGAAAGGGTACTTTAATTACTAGTGGCTCTATTTTTGAGGTATCAACTTAAACATCGGAGCacaacaagtgtgtgtgtgtgtgtgtgtgtgggtgtaggTCATGGAGCGTCTGCGCGAGCCACATGTTGAGCTGTTGGAGCTGCCGGTGGGAACTTATGAGTTTATGGTCCGATGCCGATCCCACAACAGCAAACACTGGAGCACATGGAGCGAGTCCATCAACATCAGCATCATCGGCAAACCTCTGtccggtacacacacacacagacacacacacacacacacacacacacacacacacacacacacacacacacacacacacacacacacacacacacacacacacacacacacacacacacacacacacacacacacacacattatcttGATGAAGTTGAGCTCATGCTCTCGTCTGTCCGTCAGATCGCATGTTGGTCTTCATCCTGGTGACCAGCCTCGTCATCATGGCCTTCCTCATCATCAGTTTTGGGTTCATTCCTCGAGGAAAGAGGTCAGTACGCCATGAAGCCGTAACtctgcttacacacacacacacacacacacacacacacacacacacacacacacactgatctgCAGATCTGTCATTGAGAATCATGAGCTGATGTTCATTTCGGTCACGGTTACACATCAGGGACATTTGAGGGCTTCacagaattaaaaatatataaaaaactacTTTTTATCCAGCAATTCTGACTATAGGTTCTAACTGGTATTTCTGTGATGACTGTGTTTGGTCTGGTAATGGATATGACAACGTTAAGACAATGtccatcagaccaggcaacatttctccagtcttcaactggccAATTTTGTTGAGCTTGTGCAGATTGTCGCCTCTTTGTCCTatgtgtagtggagatgagtggtccccggtggggtcttctgctggtgtagcccatccgcctcaaggttgtgtgtgttgtggcttcacaaatgctttgctgcatacctcggttgtaacgagtggttatttcagtcaaagttgctcttctatcagcttgaatcagtcggcccattctcctctgacctcgagcatcaacaaggcattttctcccacaggactgctgcacactggatgctcttcccttttcacaccattctttgtaaagcctagaaatggttgtgtgtgtaaatcccagtaactgagcagattgtgaaatactcagaccggcccgtctggcaccaacaaccatgccatgctcaaaacggcttaaatcacctttctttcccattctgacattcagtttggagttcaggagattgtcttgaccaggaccacacccctaaatgcactgaagaactgccatgtgattggctgattagataactgcattaatgagaaattgaacaggtgttcctaataatcctttaggtgagtgtataggTTGATCTTGGGAAGGTTGGAAACTGCCCTCCAACAAGTATTAAGTAACAAGTAGCTCATTGGCTAATGATACAAcaggaaccaatcagctgttccCAATAGAGAATGGTGAGATTGCAAGCAGACCGCGGTCAGACTGTGCCATCTAGAGTCTCAGGACAGAACTGCAGAGGAACTCACAATTGCAAGAACATTATTTTGagataaaaacattacattacattttcattctGTTGCTCTTGGCTGTGAGGAACACTATGTGCATGAACTAACACAtagcaaaacaaataaaaaaacataaataatacataatagaaaccatttatttctaaagaaaagAAGACTTCTTAGTTTTAGGAATAAAAAGCACATTCTCATGGAATTATCTTTCTCTGTTTGTGTTCTTCCTGCAGAATTAAAGCATTCCTCCTGCCGCCGATTCCCAAACCGCGCATCCGAGGGCTCGAACCCGTTCTGCTGAAGGTCTCGCTTTCCCAACACATTCACATTAATACACACATCAATTCAGCATTACTACAGATCTAATCTAacctctcagtgtgtgtgt
It includes:
- the LOC137073655 gene encoding prolactin receptor-like isoform X1 encodes the protein MRRPVMLCFLLLALLWTTVTAALSPSTHSAATLQEDGSRPVIYRCRSPSMEDFTCWWRPIIGRENVSYTLQYSRGNGVPQDCPDYVSGGLNSCFFDSKHTQIWEMYCMRVTAHTPSGTLSSDRHCVDVADIVETDPPFNLSYILLNESHCESCHSIMLSWMYPIASQVREAWITLVYELRYRNLAQPDTWKVMERLREPHVELLELPVGTYEFMVRCRSHNSKHWSTWSESINISIIGKPLSDRMLVFILVTSLVIMAFLIISFGFIPRGKRIKAFLLPPIPKPRIRGLEPVLLKNGKIEEINRHFSSFHGYKSPQCFMETWYQVSVDSNPAVTPKSFNEQEEAEPAQHGPSDQPSLQKSCHNGPASCCEEAPPPPAPGHAHPELVSVPGMDYSMILNSAPAPPQSHDFYTRVNGVTAGGQLHLVPCLPDMLKNSPYVQLKEDKMAALMEKQTEEQMTCDPDPSEAAAPLLPHSSD
- the LOC137073655 gene encoding prolactin receptor-like isoform X2, encoding MLCFLLLALLWTTVTAALSPSTHSAATLQEDGSRPVIYRCRSPSMEDFTCWWRPIIGRENVSYTLQYSRGNGVPQDCPDYVSGGLNSCFFDSKHTQIWEMYCMRVTAHTPSGTLSSDRHCVDVADIVETDPPFNLSYILLNESHCESCHSIMLSWMYPIASQVREAWITLVYELRYRNLAQPDTWKVMERLREPHVELLELPVGTYEFMVRCRSHNSKHWSTWSESINISIIGKPLSDRMLVFILVTSLVIMAFLIISFGFIPRGKRIKAFLLPPIPKPRIRGLEPVLLKNGKIEEINRHFSSFHGYKSPQCFMETWYQVSVDSNPAVTPKSFNEQEEAEPAQHGPSDQPSLQKSCHNGPASCCEEAPPPPAPGHAHPELVSVPGMDYSMILNSAPAPPQSHDFYTRVNGVTAGGQLHLVPCLPDMLKNSPYVQLKEDKMAALMEKQTEEQMTCDPDPSEAAAPLLPHSSD